The region tgaagggatacatgcaccccaatatttatagcagcattatcaacaacagccaaattatgaaaagagcccaaatgtccatcaactgatgaatggataaagaagttgtggcatgcaagcaaaagaagtcagtcagagaaagacgaataccacaggattttactcatatgtggaatttaagaaacaaaccagatgaacatggtggggggagagagagagagagagggaagccataaaacagactcttaactatacaaaacccaaactgagggttgctggaggggaggtggtgagggggatgggttaaacaggtgatggggattaaggagtgcacttgttgtgatgagtacctgaggttgtatggaagtgttgaatcactgtaatgtacaccagaaactaacatcacactatatgttaactaattggaatttaaataaaaacttcaaactaCAAAAAAATTTAGCATGGTATAGAGGTGaccttaaattatttcttttcatagatacatataaattataaatgcagACATAGACTTAGAGGTATAGATATAATTGTGGATATAGTTTTACACAGATATAAATGAGTATATAGATGATACACATAGATGATGTAGACATAGATCGTCTGATATCCTAGGGAAATTTCCTAGACTTCAAGAAGTTAAGAAATGACTAAATCCAAAATATATCAGATAGTAGAattcattttaggaaataaaaagatagatttaaaattttaagaaagagagaaacatatTAAAAGAACCAAgtagaggggtgcttgggtggctcagtcagttaagtgtccaactcttgatttgggctcaggtcatgatctcagggtcatgagatcaagacctacatcaggctccatgctaggtgtggagcctgcttaagattctccctctccctctgccctttccccccacccccactcaggctcgctctctaaaaaaaagaaaaaaaattaaaagaaccaaatagaaattctaaaattgaaaaatgcaaTAAGTTAAATGTAGAATTGTTGAATGGATTGAAAAGAAATTAGACATAGCTGGAGAGACAATTAGAGATTGTTCTGGAGAACATATTTAAACTAACAAATAAAGAGAATACCTTGGAGTCAAACCgataaacaaaaaagaagagaaaattttaaagcaaccaaagggaaagaaaatgcaagTTACCTTAAAAAAAGCAACAGTAAGATTGACAGCTGAATtctaaacagaaaaaaggaaagtagaaagaaaattaaagatcctcaaatttctgaagaaagaaaactttagaGTCCTTGACTAATGAGtctttgtttgaaaaatgaaggagaggggcgcctgggtggctcagctgagcatctgactcttgattttggcttaggtcatgatctcaaggtcgtgggatcaagcccatagttgggctctgtgctgggcatggagactgcttgagattctctctctctctctctctccctctgcccccccactctctctctctcaaaaaaaaaaaaaaagaaggagaaatataGACATTTTCAGACAATCAAACCTGTAAAGAATGTGTTACTAGGCTTCCAacactaaaatatataataaaagttatatatagtcagaaacaaaataatctcagaacatacaaaaaaagatgtaagaagaaatgaagagtaaacaaaagaaatatacatatatattatatatatttatatatatgataaatttaAGCAAATTTTGGTCATAAAAACATGGAggcaaatatatatgaatatacataagCATACACGAAATTACAATACAGAAAATCCTAACATAGTACATGAATTGGGGTAAAAATAATTGACCTTAAGATTTCTGACATTCTTGCACTGGACCGGAAATAGTAAAAGTATTCATTTCTATTAGCAAGTCAACAAAGCATGCTGTGAACTCTAAGGCAGCAATGTCCAATAGAACTTCCTGTGTTGCCGAAAAtctttttatctgcattttccaATATATGGTATCCATCAGCCACATGTATCTATTGGGCACATGGAATGTGGCTAACGTGACTGAGGaaccaaattttaatttaacttaattttaaatgatataaattgAACTTGatatatgtggctagtggctactctGCTGGGTGGTATGGTGTTGGCCTCTAAATGAATCACAAAATCATGGATATCATCCTGGAAGGCTGACAGAATGATTGTTAGGGAATATCTTGTATTACATCTAATAACATGATGCTTTACATGTTATCATACAGCAAACTTTGAAGTTAGTAAAACAGAAgtagcatttttgtttgtttcttttgtctgatgtatctttttactctctcccttctctgtttccttatatttaagaaaatctattttaagtAGGAAATAGCTTGGGTTTCTAGTCCAGTCTGATATTCTAAGTCTTCAATAAGGATTATTCAGTCcactatatttaatttaattattgataCTTTCAGATTTCTACTTACACATTTACTATTTGTAATAGTAAATTTTCATACTTTTGGGAGggataataaaatgattaaagcTATAATTTTACCCTTTTAggttattatcatttttaaattttttagtaagctttcaaaagattttaatgaTCACTTTAATTACTATTTACTTCTACCTATTTATTAAGAACCGCAAACCACTTTATTAGTATTATGCACAATGAGTATTCAGACAATTCACTTATAGTTCCATCTTTTTTATCACCTCCTGCAATTACAACTTCCCCTTTGAGGTAATTGCCTTCCTAACTGGAGAAAACACTTCAGTATTCATTTTAGCCTAGGTTTGCTTGACATGGAGAGCTCTATAAAAGACAGTATTTGGATATTTGGATAttttacaatggaaaaataatcttGAGGAACTGAAgtagggaaaaaatgtttttgtaatgaaggaaacaattctttgaaagaatctaaagataaaaatgacCAGAAGGTCCTGTGTGATAAGAATTGTTCTAGGAGAGCAGGATCACTGGACACACTGTAAGGACAGATGATAAAAGGGACAATGTGTATATGAAAAGCTATAAAGTATATTGATCTAGAACCcatttttattggaattacaCACAGATGGAAAGATCCATCGTGTCACTAGCTTTCTTCCCACACCTCAAGAGTATTCGACTCTTTGGAATTTTTTGCATGTGTATAAATCGGTATCCACTGAGACTCTTTTTCAAATTAGTCTTGCTTAGTCATTTTGCCTTTAAACATCTGTCCTGATTTATCTCTGTGATCCACCATATTTCTCAATCaatttatattatctattttcCCCTTTCTATTGGATTTGAGGGGCAAtatgtaataatgtaatatatgaaaACTAACTTTAAGGGATGAAATaaatttacagaaagaaaatcattgGTGACAAAATAGGGTGCCTCTATTCcactgagggagaaaaaaaaagtgacttaacCTTAATCCCCGCCTTTAGATCTAAGCATTCCGCAGCCAGTGTATGGGAAAAGGCACAATGAGTCTCAGCCAAGGAGAAGGGTAGGGGCTTTTCTGGCCCTGATTAGCTGGCATTAATGTCATACAGTCATAGCATTTCTGACTTTGGAATAGTTCGTTGGCTTGGTGCTATAACAACATGATGAATTCTCCTATAAATATGAGATGGAAGGAATCACCAGCAATTACAGAAAATATCATTGAATTACACATATGGAAATGAGAGATTCCAAGTGTGGGAAAGACGACTGTAAAAAATGCCACACCCATGGTTGAGAGTATAAAAGTGCCCCAGTGCAGGAGGTGACATTCAACCTCAGAATCTTCTTGCTGTTACTCAGCTGAACTCACATCTCCTGCCAACATGTCTTACAGCTGCCGCTCTGGAAACTACTCCTCCCGCTCCCTTGGGGCATACCTGCGATCCCCAAGCTCCTTCTGTGGCTCTTCCTGCCCCAGCAACCTGGTCTACCGCACTGACCTCTGCTCTCCCAGCACCTGCCAGCTGGGATCCTCTCTCCCCAGTGGCTGTCAGGAGACCTGCTGTGAGCCCACCAGCTGCCAGACATCCCGTGTGGCGTCCAGCCCCTGCCAGATGTCCTGCCACCGCCCGAGGACCTCCACGCTCTGCAGTCCTTGCCAGACGACTTGCTCTGGGTCTGTGGGCATTGGGTCCAGCAGCTGCCGTTCCCTGGGCTATGGATCTAGAAGCTGCTACTCACTAGGTTGTGGATCCCAGGGCTTCAGATCACTGGGTTATGGAGTCTATggcttcccttctctgggctATGGATCCAGATTCTGCCGCCCAACCTACTTCACTTCCAGAAGCTGCCAGTCATCGTGTTATAGACCAACCTGAGGATCTGGCTTCTATACACCAACTTGTTGAGGATCCTGACCTTTAGAGCAATGTGTCTAACCTCTAAACACAGAGTTTATCATCTTCGTGATGTTCAAGAAAAACTCTccaatcacctttttttttccagccacaGCGTGCTGGCCAAAAAAAGGCCAAAATCTCTAACATATACTGAACTTAATGACTAATTTTATTGGATGAATTTATAGAATTAGtggaattaatgaaataaattgtgAGATCAATTAATGGAATTTATGTTAATAAACATGAACTAGAGTTAATGAATTAATGGGATTCGTGTTCCTACATTTTATTCACAAGAGAGATGAAAACCTAAATGAATATAGTGTAATAAACTCATTCATTCTGGCTTCCAAATATTCTGTTAATTTTGTTAGTTTCAactgggtaattttttttcttttgttttttttgggggggtttcaagttaatatttattatgtctCTGGGAACAAACTTGGGAAATCTAATAGATTGGTGAATTTGAACTAATTTATTTTGGGCTttagacatttctttctttaaaactttttttctgaatcCTTTTTTCATGCATAAACTTTATATGAATAATAATCTCAGGAGAAATATAGAGCATATTTCCTCCAAAGGATGTGGGACCTTGACTTTTgctgacaaaaggaaaaaacacatcTGATACATCTAAATTCCTGGACAGTGGCAACTGACCTGATCAGCTAGTTAGGGACCTGGAAAGGAGAATGTTAGAATATTGATACAAAGAAATCTGGTGTGGAAATGTATGGATAGACACATGCAGTGGGCACAAAATGTGAAGATCTGTATTTCCTTTCAGTGCCCACCAGAACGCGTCCACCATGAAAGAGGAATGAAACAATCAAGTAAACAAAATGACTCTGCCAGTTGATGTAAGCTTACCTTCATCAGCAATCCCTACAAGATGATAAGATGACAAGATGAACAAGGGACCACAGAGGCTATGAATGGTTCAGGCAGCATCAGCTCCTACTGACAAGGCTGATATAACTGCCACCTGTGAACGTCCAATCTTGGCAATGGAGGCTAATGTTAAACTCCCAGTATGGCATTAGTCCTCAAGAAGACCAACTGGCTGCTTGGTTGTAAGTTGAACACGGTCCTCTTCTGCTCCGGAAAGATCAGTGTTCATTCTCCAATGTATAGATACGTAGTCAGTGTAAGAGTTTGCTTTTAATGCTTACCTCAGCAGCACCATTATTCAGGAGTTAATGAATAGCTTGATCTATCAGCATGGGATTGTTCACAATGTAGCATCCACACAGGAAATCCACTTCACAGTAGAGACAGTGTAAGTGAGATCCACAGGTTTTATCAAAAACCACACCACCCTGAAGCTCCCTGCCTGATGGTGCATTGGATTGGCCTGCTGACTACAAAGTTGAAGTGTTAGCATGGAGGCAATATCCTCAAAAGATTGGGCTGCAAATATCTACCTACTATTACTTCAAAGACCCATTTAAGAACTTTGTGCTTCCTATTCTGCAGCTGGAATTTTCAAGGATAGAGGCCCAGTTCCCAAAGGCAGACTTGCTGAGGAACACATCAAGGGTCTCATTAAACTACAGCTATGGCTGCTGCCTGAGCACTTTGGGCTCCTTTTATTCAGGTACGAACAGCCAAAAAGAGAGTTGTCATCTATGCAAGAGGAGTTGATCCTGATTAGTAGAAAGTAGTTGGGTTACTGTTACACAATGAGGGAAGAGGGAATACGTGGGAAGCTCAGTTGGTCTCCTTGGGTGGCTCTTGGAACCTCCCATCCAACTGTGGACATGACTTGTCAAATGCAGCAACTCTAGCAAGAAAAAGGTACAATTATCAGGATTCACACTTCTTAGGAATAAGGCTTGGGTAATACCACCAAGAAATCCACCATGACCACCAGAGGTGGTAACTAAGGGTGAGACAAATTTCTAATGGATAGTGAGTGAGGGAGATGGTGAGCATCAGCTGCAGCTCCAAGACCAAATGCAGTGACAGAGACCGTGTTTCATGCCATGGCTTTGCCCTTTTATATTTCCCCTCAGGAATAGAGCTCTACCACAGCCATGGAGAATCTCTTTCCTGACAAGTTAACCCTGAAGATGCAACCAATGGACTGTGACAGGTACAGATCTGCACTGGAACACACATCACATCACTTCACAAAAGGAATGGCTGTCTGGCTGACAAGTGAGGCCAGCTGACAGGTTTCTCTGTTGGCTTCTTTGGGCTCTCCCTCAGCTTTCAAGGCAAGGTCAGGCTTTTCTCATGACAGCTCCTGACCCATGGTCAGTGACTGAACAAGGTGGTAGAATGGCTTTTTTCATTCACAGGTGCTACTCTCTTGCAAACTTTTCGTTCTTCTATCAGTGTCTCAGTGCCTGCTTCCTGGATAATACAACTGGCAAATAGTCTCTCTATTCTTTCTTGGAATTTGTTGTTTCCACCTATGATTATTTTCCTTCAGCCCCCCAAAAAATCTGTTAGTATTTATGTCAGTGTAAATTTATCTGAATAGTAAACCCATTGGAAATTAATACCCAGTTATTatattattcaaaagaaaaataaaatgaagaataaggGTGATAAAAGAgggttattttatatatgtattttttttttgagagaggagagggagagtgtgggggaggggcagagggagatacagaggaagaatctgttttttttttttaagattttatttgtttatttgacagagagcgtgagagagtacaaacagggggaacagtagagggagaggaagaagcaggctcccaccaagcagggagcccaacgcggggctcaatcccaggactctgggatcatgacctgagcggaaggcagacacttaaccatctgagccacccaggtgcccccagagg is a window of Zalophus californianus isolate mZalCal1 chromosome 1, mZalCal1.pri.v2, whole genome shotgun sequence DNA encoding:
- the LOC113918249 gene encoding keratin-associated protein 13-1-like, whose product is MSYSCRSGNYSSRSLGAYLRSPSSFCGSSCPSNLVYRTDLCSPSTCQLGSSLPSGCQETCCEPTSCQTSRVASSPCQMSCHRPRTSTLCSPCQTTCSGSVGIGSSSCRSLGYGSRSCYSLGCGSQGFRSLGYGVYGFPSLGYGSRFCRPTYFTSRSCQSSCYRPT